One genomic window of Nakamurella panacisegetis includes the following:
- a CDS encoding IclR family transcriptional regulator, whose protein sequence is MPEPALSRAAHHGEPAEFADRSGRAPDGRAVDSGSGNGSGSVQSVDRALTILKLLAADGELGVTEIAGLLGVHKSTASRLLATLETHGLAEQLPDRGRYRLGVGVLRLAGATRSRLDIVRESRPVTAPLAADIGETVNIVILSGTETLYLDQVAGPSALQIHNWIGHRNPVHATANGRVLLAHASATEAEAILGAALTPSGRLRALTPNTITDRAALQAALALVRRDGYAVAVDELEIGLTAVAAPIRGVDGSVIASLSVSGPSFRLEATRMPRAIKAVRDAAALVSARMGYLAPSGGIRPV, encoded by the coding sequence ATGCCCGAACCGGCCCTGTCGCGCGCGGCCCACCATGGCGAACCGGCCGAGTTCGCCGACCGGAGCGGCCGCGCGCCCGACGGCCGCGCGGTCGACAGCGGCAGCGGCAACGGGAGCGGCTCCGTGCAATCGGTCGACCGGGCCCTGACCATCCTCAAGCTGCTGGCCGCGGACGGCGAGCTGGGTGTCACCGAGATCGCCGGCCTGCTGGGCGTCCACAAGTCGACGGCCTCACGTCTGCTGGCCACTCTGGAGACCCACGGACTGGCCGAACAACTGCCCGACCGGGGCCGCTACCGGCTCGGCGTGGGCGTCCTGCGACTGGCCGGGGCGACGCGGTCGCGGCTGGACATCGTGCGGGAGAGCCGCCCGGTGACGGCGCCACTGGCCGCCGACATCGGCGAAACGGTGAACATCGTCATTCTCTCGGGCACCGAGACCCTGTATCTGGACCAGGTGGCCGGCCCGTCCGCGTTGCAGATCCACAACTGGATAGGGCACCGAAACCCGGTGCACGCCACCGCGAACGGTCGGGTACTGCTGGCGCACGCATCGGCGACCGAGGCCGAGGCGATCCTCGGCGCGGCCCTGACCCCGTCCGGCCGGTTGCGTGCTCTCACGCCGAACACGATCACCGACCGGGCCGCCCTGCAGGCCGCCCTCGCCCTGGTCCGCCGGGACGGCTACGCAGTGGCGGTGGACGAACTCGAGATCGGGCTGACGGCGGTCGCCGCGCCCATCCGCGGGGTCGACGGTTCGGTCATCGCGTCTCTCTCGGTGTCCGGTCCCAGCTTCCGACTCGAGGCGACCCGGATGCCCCGCGCGATCAAGGCCGTCCGCGACGCCGCGGCCCTGGTGTCGGCCCGCATGGGCTACCTGGCTCCGTCCGGCGGGATTCGTCCCGTGTGA
- a CDS encoding aldehyde dehydrogenase family protein has translation MYVNGAWATSSGGTRLISCPADGTPVSTVVEGSAADAEAAVAAARAAFDEGSWAALPEKARGEMLLRTADLLVRDKAIYARAEALDTGKRLVEAEYDIDDIVSCFRYYGGIAGTDAGRVVDTGNPNAISRIVYAPVGVCSLITPWNYPLLQVSWKVAPALLAGNTFVLKPSELTPSTAILLMDTLAEAGVPAGVANLVTGNGPEVGSVLTSDKRVDMVSFTGGLATGKAIMVAGAATVKKVALELGGKNPNIIFADADIEAAIDYSLTAVFLHSGQVCSAGARLIVAAELHDRVVDEIVTRAARIKLGGPFDETAETGPLISAAHRAKVHAYVQAGVAEGAVLRSGGVIPTDGPLADGYYYPPTVLDGCTRAMTVVRDESFGPVMTVETFTSEAEAIEIANDTDYGLAGAVWTSDASRAQRVAGALRHGTVWINDYHPYVPQAEWGGFGQSGNGRELGPTGLSEYREIKHIWQNTAPAPQYWFAR, from the coding sequence CTGTACGTGAACGGGGCGTGGGCCACCTCCAGCGGTGGCACCCGGCTGATCAGCTGTCCGGCCGATGGCACCCCGGTAAGCACGGTGGTCGAGGGGTCGGCCGCCGACGCCGAAGCCGCCGTGGCCGCCGCCCGCGCCGCCTTCGACGAGGGCAGCTGGGCCGCGTTGCCGGAGAAGGCCCGTGGCGAGATGCTGCTCCGCACGGCCGATCTGCTGGTCCGGGACAAGGCGATCTACGCCCGGGCCGAGGCCCTTGACACCGGGAAGCGACTGGTCGAGGCCGAGTACGACATCGACGACATCGTCTCCTGTTTCCGCTACTACGGCGGTATCGCCGGCACCGACGCCGGGCGGGTGGTCGACACCGGGAACCCCAACGCCATCAGCCGGATCGTGTACGCCCCGGTCGGCGTGTGCAGCCTGATCACCCCGTGGAACTACCCGCTGCTCCAGGTGTCGTGGAAGGTGGCCCCCGCGCTGTTGGCCGGCAATACGTTCGTGCTCAAGCCGAGCGAACTCACCCCGTCCACGGCCATTCTGCTGATGGACACCCTGGCCGAGGCCGGGGTCCCGGCCGGCGTGGCCAACCTGGTCACCGGCAACGGCCCGGAGGTGGGGAGCGTGCTCACCAGCGACAAGCGGGTCGACATGGTGTCCTTCACCGGCGGGCTGGCCACCGGCAAGGCGATCATGGTCGCCGGCGCGGCCACGGTGAAGAAGGTCGCGCTCGAACTCGGCGGAAAGAATCCCAACATCATCTTCGCCGACGCCGATATCGAGGCGGCGATCGACTACTCCCTGACGGCCGTCTTCCTGCACTCCGGACAGGTCTGCTCGGCCGGCGCCCGGCTGATCGTCGCCGCCGAGCTCCACGACCGCGTGGTCGACGAGATCGTGACGCGGGCGGCCCGGATCAAGCTCGGCGGTCCGTTCGACGAGACTGCCGAGACCGGCCCGCTGATCTCCGCCGCCCACCGCGCAAAGGTGCACGCCTACGTGCAGGCCGGCGTGGCCGAGGGCGCGGTACTGCGGAGCGGTGGCGTGATTCCGACGGACGGTCCGCTGGCCGACGGCTACTACTATCCGCCAACGGTTCTCGACGGATGCACGCGAGCCATGACGGTGGTGCGCGACGAGTCGTTCGGCCCGGTCATGACCGTCGAGACGTTCACCAGCGAGGCCGAGGCGATCGAGATCGCCAACGACACCGACTACGGCCTGGCCGGTGCCGTCTGGACGTCCGACGCCTCCCGCGCGCAGCGCGTCGCCGGCGCCCTCCGGCACGGCACCGTCTGGATCAACGACTACCACCCCTATGTCCCCCAGGCCGAATGGGGTGGCTTCGGCCAGTCCGGCAACGGACGGGAACTCGGACCGACCGGGCTTTCCGAGTACCGCGAGATCAAGCACATCTGGCAGAACACCGCCCCCGCACCGCAGTACTGGTTCGCTCGCTGA
- the mimD gene encoding propane 2-monooxygenase effector subunit MimD yields MTETVQPSDFGAVNRTSSNMCGVTLMNNQNGYVVAEIMSHKPGVTISEYPSMIRVDGSGSITFDFEEITEALGAEFDQSDFEEIMSTHYGRMVHFDDKTMLFANPEDAAEYIDFDLPVVN; encoded by the coding sequence ATGACCGAGACCGTTCAACCCTCAGACTTCGGCGCGGTGAACCGCACGTCGTCCAACATGTGCGGGGTGACGCTGATGAACAACCAGAACGGCTATGTGGTGGCCGAGATCATGTCGCACAAGCCGGGTGTCACCATCTCCGAGTATCCGTCGATGATCCGGGTGGACGGCAGCGGCTCGATCACCTTCGATTTCGAGGAGATCACCGAAGCGCTCGGTGCGGAATTCGACCAGTCGGATTTCGAGGAGATCATGTCCACCCACTACGGGCGCATGGTGCATTTCGACGACAAGACGATGCTCTTCGCCAACCCCGAGGATGCCGCCGAGTACATCGATTTCGATCTTCCGGTCGTCAACTGA
- a CDS encoding aromatic/alkene monooxygenase hydroxylase subunit beta, translating to MTQTAATPVRSFPKPEFTDAEAGALDFPSSKSRTYNYFKPTKLRATTYEDVTVDVQPDPERHLSQGWLYGFADSPGGYPKDWTELKSSDWHLFRDPNEEWEQTIFRNNANIVRQVQQNLANARGARAFEAFSPTWVTFLERNVGAWMHAEHGLGMHVFVAAQRSAPTNMLNNAICVNSVHKLRFAQDLALYNLDLSEAGIGFDGAVHRDVWQNDPVWQGVRENVEKLTAIGDWAEAVFATNVVYESLVGVLFRSHLVMQIAARNGDYVTPTIVGAGENDYSRDLNYTRTLFSMLAKDAVHGEANRVIMQGWLSKWVPVSLKAARTLQPIWSQPLEKIISFETSLDDSKEGLRATLSDLGLTEPKELSA from the coding sequence ATGACACAGACCGCCGCGACACCCGTGCGCAGCTTCCCGAAACCGGAGTTCACCGACGCCGAGGCCGGCGCGCTGGACTTTCCGAGTTCCAAGAGCCGCACCTACAACTATTTCAAGCCCACCAAGCTGCGGGCCACCACCTACGAGGACGTCACCGTCGACGTCCAGCCGGACCCGGAGCGGCACCTGAGCCAGGGCTGGCTCTACGGTTTCGCCGACAGCCCGGGCGGCTACCCGAAGGACTGGACGGAGCTGAAGTCGAGCGACTGGCACCTGTTCCGCGATCCCAACGAGGAGTGGGAACAGACGATCTTCCGCAACAACGCCAACATCGTCCGTCAGGTCCAGCAGAACCTGGCGAATGCCCGCGGCGCCCGCGCCTTCGAGGCGTTCTCGCCGACCTGGGTGACATTCCTGGAGCGCAACGTCGGCGCCTGGATGCACGCCGAGCACGGCCTGGGCATGCACGTCTTCGTCGCCGCCCAGCGCTCGGCTCCGACCAACATGCTCAACAACGCGATCTGCGTGAACAGCGTGCACAAGCTGCGGTTTGCCCAGGACCTGGCCCTGTACAACCTGGACCTCTCCGAAGCCGGGATCGGATTCGACGGGGCGGTGCACCGTGACGTCTGGCAGAACGACCCGGTGTGGCAGGGCGTGCGCGAGAACGTGGAGAAGCTGACCGCGATCGGCGACTGGGCCGAGGCCGTGTTCGCGACCAACGTCGTGTACGAATCGCTGGTCGGCGTGCTGTTCCGCAGCCACCTCGTCATGCAGATCGCCGCCCGCAACGGCGACTACGTCACCCCGACCATCGTCGGCGCCGGCGAGAACGACTACTCCCGGGATCTGAACTACACCCGGACGCTGTTCTCGATGCTGGCCAAGGACGCTGTGCACGGCGAAGCCAACCGGGTGATCATGCAGGGTTGGCTGTCGAAGTGGGTGCCGGTGAGCCTGAAGGCGGCCCGCACCCTGCAGCCGATCTGGTCGCAGCCACTGGAGAAGATCATCAGCTTCGAAACATCGCTGGACGATTCGAAGGAGGGTCTGCGCGCCACCCTGTCCGATCTGGGCCTGACCGAACCGAAGGAGCTTTCCGCATGA
- the purU gene encoding formyltetrahydrofolate deformylase — protein MSPSPVVGREFILTLSCQDGPGLVYAVTGYLVRFGANILASQQFDDRLTGRFFMRVHFDFVGPVPDLADLRAGFDDVSAQHAMEYELVDAATPTRTLIMVSKFGHCLNDLLYRYRMGTLNIEIPVIISNHNDFAALAASYDIPYAYLPVTPDTKAQAESCMLELIAEHQIDLVVLARYMQVLGESTSRALSGKAINIHHSFLPSFKGAKPYHQAHDRGVKLIGATAHYINDDLDEGPIIEQDVARVDHNLGPDDLVAAGRDVETQVLSRAVKWHCERRVMPNGTRTVVFR, from the coding sequence GTGTCCCCGAGTCCCGTTGTCGGCCGTGAGTTCATCCTGACCCTGTCGTGCCAGGACGGGCCCGGGTTGGTGTACGCGGTGACCGGCTATCTGGTCCGGTTCGGCGCCAACATCCTGGCCAGCCAGCAGTTCGACGACCGTCTGACCGGACGGTTCTTCATGCGCGTGCATTTCGATTTCGTCGGGCCGGTACCCGATCTCGCGGACCTGCGGGCCGGATTCGACGACGTGTCCGCACAGCATGCGATGGAGTACGAACTGGTCGATGCGGCGACCCCGACCCGGACCCTGATCATGGTGTCGAAATTCGGCCATTGTCTGAACGACCTGCTGTACCGCTACCGGATGGGCACGTTGAACATCGAGATTCCGGTGATCATCTCCAACCACAACGATTTCGCCGCACTGGCGGCGTCCTACGACATTCCCTATGCGTACCTTCCGGTGACGCCGGATACCAAGGCACAGGCCGAGTCCTGCATGCTGGAGCTCATCGCCGAGCATCAGATCGATCTTGTGGTGCTGGCCCGCTACATGCAGGTGCTCGGTGAGTCGACCAGCCGCGCACTGTCGGGAAAGGCGATCAACATCCACCATTCCTTCCTGCCCAGTTTCAAAGGTGCGAAGCCGTATCACCAGGCGCACGACCGTGGCGTCAAATTGATCGGTGCCACCGCCCACTACATCAACGACGATCTCGATGAGGGGCCGATCATCGAGCAGGACGTGGCCCGGGTCGATCACAACCTGGGCCCCGACGACCTCGTCGCGGCCGGCCGGGACGTGGAGACCCAGGTCCTGTCGCGGGCCGTCAAGTGGCACTGCGAGCGCCGGGTCATGCCCAACGGCACCCGCACCGTCGTCTTCCGCTGA
- a CDS encoding FAD-binding oxidoreductase has protein sequence MGETHRVKFEPVDLEMEVEESETVLDAAFRQGITLMHGCREGQCSACKSFLIEGDVQMDRYSTFALADYESEEGYILLCKTHVYSDAEIELINYDEEVLRDAVPLQKVTATVRHLTPLTHDIVSLGLTVSGGRFDFKPGQYSDISIPGTDQHRSFSMATTTTTPGELEFIIKKYAGGHFSGLLEGGIKVGDELEITGPYGTFTLRAKSDRRIVCIGGGAGMAPILSLLRHMAETENRRPVTFYYGARNPTDLFYLPEIMAMTDRLVDFTFVPCLSDTWPDDWTELGVEGDTGFVTDVVNRREADLTDADLYLCGPPPMVDAAIPILESRGVPTDRIYFDKFTTSVI, from the coding sequence ATGGGGGAAACCCACCGCGTCAAGTTCGAACCGGTCGACCTGGAGATGGAGGTCGAGGAGTCGGAGACCGTCCTGGATGCCGCGTTCCGGCAGGGCATCACCCTGATGCACGGATGCCGTGAGGGTCAGTGCTCGGCCTGCAAGTCGTTCCTCATCGAGGGTGACGTGCAGATGGACCGGTATTCGACATTCGCTCTCGCCGACTACGAGAGCGAGGAGGGGTACATCCTGCTGTGCAAGACCCACGTGTACAGCGACGCCGAGATCGAATTGATCAACTACGACGAGGAGGTACTCCGGGACGCGGTGCCGCTGCAGAAGGTGACCGCCACCGTCCGGCACCTGACGCCGCTCACCCACGACATCGTCTCCCTCGGGCTGACCGTCAGCGGGGGTCGTTTCGACTTCAAACCTGGTCAGTACAGCGACATCTCGATCCCGGGGACGGACCAGCACCGTTCGTTCTCGATGGCCACCACCACGACCACACCGGGTGAGCTGGAATTCATCATCAAGAAGTACGCCGGCGGCCATTTCTCCGGGCTGCTCGAGGGCGGCATCAAGGTCGGCGACGAGCTCGAGATCACCGGACCGTACGGAACTTTCACCCTGCGCGCGAAGTCGGACCGGCGGATCGTGTGTATCGGCGGCGGAGCGGGGATGGCGCCGATCCTCTCCCTGCTGCGGCACATGGCCGAGACCGAGAACCGGCGGCCGGTCACCTTCTACTACGGGGCCCGCAACCCGACCGACCTGTTCTACCTGCCGGAGATCATGGCCATGACCGACCGGCTGGTCGACTTCACCTTCGTGCCCTGCCTGTCCGACACCTGGCCGGACGACTGGACCGAGCTCGGGGTGGAGGGTGACACCGGTTTCGTCACCGATGTCGTCAATCGTCGGGAGGCCGACCTGACCGACGCCGACCTCTACCTGTGCGGCCCGCCGCCCATGGTCGATGCTGCCATCCCGATCCTGGAGAGCCGGGGCGTCCCGACCGACCGGATCTACTTCGACAAATTCACCACCTCCGTCATCTGA
- a CDS encoding ferritin family protein, producing MSRQSLSKAHQKITELSWEPTFATPATRFGTDYKFDKAPKKDPLKQILRSYFPMEEEKDNRVFGAMDGAIRGNMFRQVQERWMEWQKLFLSIIPFPEISAARAMPMAIDAVPNPEIHNGLAVQMIDEVRHSTIQMNLKRLYMNHYIDPAGFDITEKAFSNNYAGTIGRQFGEGFITGDAITAANIYLTVVAETAFTNTLFVAMPSEAAANGDYLLPTVFHSVQSDESRHISNGYSILLMALADEDNRQLLERDLRYAWWNNHCVVDAAIGTFIEYGTKDRRKERDSYAEMWRRWIYDDYYRSYLIPLEKYGLKIPHDLVEEAWNRIINKGYVHETAQFFATGWPVNYWRIDAMTDVDFEWFEYKYPGWYSKYGKWWENYNRLAYPGLNKPIAFEDVGYQYPHRCWTCMVPCLIREDMVTEKVDGTWKTYCSETCAWTDMKAFRPEYEGRATPNMGRLTGHREWETLHHNRDLADIVKDLGYVRDDGKTLIPQPHLHLDDPKKLWTLDDLRGINFASPNILLNQMSDADREAHIADYKAGGPGGRTSAAAAAFASA from the coding sequence GTGAGCAGACAGAGTCTGAGCAAGGCGCACCAGAAGATCACCGAGCTGTCGTGGGAGCCCACCTTTGCCACGCCGGCAACTCGGTTCGGGACCGACTACAAGTTCGACAAGGCGCCGAAGAAGGACCCGCTGAAGCAGATCCTGCGGTCCTACTTCCCGATGGAGGAGGAGAAGGACAACCGCGTCTTCGGTGCCATGGACGGTGCCATCCGCGGCAACATGTTCCGCCAGGTACAGGAACGGTGGATGGAGTGGCAGAAGCTGTTCCTGTCGATCATCCCGTTCCCGGAGATCTCCGCCGCGCGGGCGATGCCGATGGCGATCGACGCCGTGCCGAACCCGGAGATCCACAACGGGCTCGCCGTGCAGATGATCGACGAGGTACGCCACTCGACGATCCAGATGAACCTCAAGCGCCTCTACATGAACCACTACATCGACCCGGCCGGCTTCGACATCACCGAGAAGGCCTTCTCGAACAACTACGCCGGCACCATCGGCCGGCAGTTCGGCGAGGGTTTCATCACCGGTGACGCCATCACCGCGGCCAACATCTACCTGACGGTGGTCGCCGAGACCGCCTTCACCAACACCCTGTTCGTAGCCATGCCGTCCGAGGCCGCGGCCAACGGCGACTACCTGCTGCCGACGGTCTTCCACTCGGTCCAGTCCGACGAGTCCCGGCACATCAGCAACGGCTATTCCATCCTGCTGATGGCCCTGGCCGACGAGGACAACCGCCAGCTGCTCGAGCGCGACCTGCGCTACGCCTGGTGGAACAACCACTGCGTGGTCGACGCCGCGATCGGCACCTTCATCGAGTACGGCACGAAGGACCGGCGCAAGGAGCGCGACAGCTACGCGGAGATGTGGCGCCGCTGGATCTACGACGACTATTACCGCAGCTACCTGATCCCGCTGGAGAAGTACGGCCTGAAGATCCCCCACGACCTGGTCGAAGAGGCCTGGAACCGGATCATCAACAAGGGCTACGTGCACGAGACGGCCCAGTTCTTCGCCACCGGCTGGCCGGTGAACTACTGGCGCATCGACGCGATGACCGACGTCGACTTCGAATGGTTCGAGTACAAGTACCCGGGCTGGTACAGCAAGTACGGCAAGTGGTGGGAGAACTACAACCGCCTGGCCTACCCGGGCCTGAACAAGCCGATCGCGTTCGAGGACGTCGGGTACCAGTACCCGCACCGGTGCTGGACCTGCATGGTGCCGTGCCTCATCCGCGAGGACATGGTCACCGAGAAGGTGGACGGCACCTGGAAGACCTACTGCTCGGAGACGTGCGCCTGGACCGACATGAAGGCGTTCCGTCCCGAGTACGAGGGCCGGGCCACTCCGAACATGGGACGGCTCACCGGGCACCGGGAATGGGAGACCCTGCACCACAACCGGGATCTCGCGGACATCGTCAAGGACCTGGGCTACGTACGGGACGACGGCAAGACCTTGATCCCGCAGCCGCACTTGCACCTCGACGACCCGAAGAAGCTGTGGACCCTGGACGACTTGCGGGGCATCAACTTCGCCAGCCCGAACATCCTGCTCAACCAGATGTCCGACGCGGATCGCGAAGCGCACATCGCCGACTACAAGGCGGGCGGCCCCGGCGGCCGGACGTCGGCCGCGGCCGCGGCTTTCGCCTCCGCGTAA
- a CDS encoding sigma-54-dependent Fis family transcriptional regulator, protein MTPLPRARTAPTHRPLRLAVAREAFLTAEPVDEMSVRAPILTSWQRSRAFRVMADRPDLRFVKEPNPNSPLMLCSEPILKQLEDELTDQPISIVLTDANGLVVDRRAPRGQLSRHLDHVNLAPGFSYAENLVGTNGVGTALESGLPTLVSGHEHYAENLERLTCAGAPIHHPISGALLGALDLTTWAKEPGSLLLTLAVTTASSIERNMLTQASQDELALLREYLNACQHAGGVVLAISDELVMMNDQARQNLNPTDQAALLGRAADARGLGRPITLVAELPSGLMARMHYQPAFLDDRLVGGVLRVQFSSSSAAVESQTSTLVPMSVTLPGLVGSSPVWTRCVRSVDSWYRRREWVALEGEAGVGKTALARAVHQRQHPTGRVVVLDAGDPGEIEAWLDEVAEALAGDGGAVILQHVDRLDPASLTGLVDLLAEAAAHADQPDHPWVAITMATERSGTELESQLLPHFPHSVQLPPLRHRLDDLPVLIPHLLHRIAGPQQSLTCSPEAMRQLMKLPWLGNVGELREVLQKVIRLRRSGSFTVEDLPAQCRSGSRRQLTPLENLERDAIVASLIANDGNKERAAQEVGMSRASIYRKIRDYGIHVQLPSGRHA, encoded by the coding sequence ATGACGCCACTACCTCGAGCGCGGACCGCCCCAACGCACCGGCCACTGCGGCTTGCCGTGGCTCGGGAGGCCTTCCTGACCGCCGAACCGGTCGACGAGATGTCCGTCCGTGCACCGATCCTCACGTCCTGGCAGCGTTCGCGGGCGTTCCGCGTGATGGCCGACCGCCCCGACCTCCGGTTCGTGAAGGAACCGAACCCCAACTCCCCGCTGATGCTGTGCTCCGAGCCGATCCTGAAGCAGCTGGAGGATGAGCTGACCGATCAGCCGATCAGCATCGTGCTCACCGATGCCAACGGTCTGGTCGTCGACCGCCGCGCCCCCCGCGGACAGCTTTCCCGTCATCTCGACCACGTCAACCTGGCCCCCGGTTTCAGCTACGCCGAGAACCTGGTCGGCACGAACGGCGTCGGGACGGCCCTGGAATCCGGACTGCCCACCCTGGTCAGCGGACACGAGCACTACGCCGAGAACCTCGAGCGACTGACGTGCGCCGGCGCCCCGATCCATCATCCGATCAGCGGTGCTCTGCTCGGCGCGCTCGATCTGACCACGTGGGCCAAGGAGCCGGGTTCCCTGCTGCTCACCCTGGCCGTGACCACGGCGAGCAGCATCGAACGCAACATGCTGACCCAGGCCAGCCAGGACGAACTGGCGCTGCTGCGGGAGTACCTCAACGCCTGCCAGCACGCCGGCGGGGTGGTGCTGGCCATCAGCGACGAGCTGGTGATGATGAACGACCAGGCCCGGCAGAACCTGAATCCGACCGACCAGGCTGCCCTGCTCGGACGCGCCGCCGATGCGCGGGGTCTCGGCCGGCCGATCACGCTGGTCGCCGAGTTGCCCAGCGGACTGATGGCGCGAATGCACTACCAGCCGGCCTTCCTGGACGACCGTCTGGTCGGCGGGGTCCTGCGGGTGCAGTTCAGCTCCAGTTCGGCGGCCGTGGAGAGCCAGACCTCGACCTTGGTCCCGATGTCGGTGACGCTGCCCGGCCTGGTCGGCAGCTCACCGGTGTGGACCCGCTGCGTGCGGTCGGTCGACTCCTGGTACCGCCGCCGGGAATGGGTCGCGCTGGAGGGTGAGGCCGGGGTCGGCAAGACCGCGCTGGCCCGCGCCGTGCACCAGCGCCAGCATCCGACCGGACGAGTGGTGGTGCTGGACGCCGGCGACCCCGGCGAGATCGAGGCATGGCTCGACGAGGTGGCCGAGGCGTTGGCCGGCGACGGCGGCGCGGTGATCCTGCAGCACGTCGACCGACTCGATCCGGCGTCGTTGACCGGGTTGGTCGATCTGCTGGCCGAGGCGGCCGCCCACGCCGACCAGCCCGACCATCCGTGGGTGGCCATCACCATGGCCACCGAGCGGTCCGGCACCGAGCTGGAGTCGCAGCTGCTGCCGCACTTCCCGCACTCGGTGCAACTGCCACCGCTGCGCCACCGTCTCGACGATCTCCCCGTACTGATCCCCCATCTGCTGCACCGCATCGCCGGCCCCCAGCAGAGCCTGACCTGTTCGCCCGAGGCCATGCGGCAGCTGATGAAGCTCCCCTGGCTGGGCAACGTGGGCGAACTGCGCGAGGTGCTGCAGAAGGTGATCCGGCTGCGGCGTTCCGGCAGCTTCACCGTCGAGGACCTGCCGGCCCAGTGCCGTTCGGGCAGTCGCCGCCAGCTGACGCCGCTGGAGAACCTGGAGCGCGACGCCATCGTGGCCAGCCTGATCGCCAATGACGGCAACAAGGAACGCGCCGCCCAGGAGGTCGGCATGTCCCGCGCCTCGATCTACCGCAAGATCCGTGACTACGGCATCCACGTGCAGCTGCCGTCCGGACGTCACGCCTGA